The following coding sequences lie in one Aquabacterium olei genomic window:
- a CDS encoding amino acid aminotransferase, whose amino-acid sequence MASLFASVEMAPRDPILGLNEQFNADTNPNKVNLGVGVYTDDQGKLPLLKCVAAAEKQMSETLKPRGYLPIDGIAAYDKAVQGLVFGAEHPAVKGGRIATAQAIGGTGGLKLGADFLKRLQPNATVLISDPSWENHRALFESAGFPVDTYPYYDAANRGINFDGMLAKLKASPAGTIVVLHACCHNPTGYDLTDAQWDEVINVVKAQGLVAFLDMAYQGFGNGIAEDGAVVLKFLEAGLSFFVSTSFSKSFSLYGERVGALSIVSETAEECARVLSQLKRVIRTNYSNPPTHGAQVVATVLSTPELRAMWEDELAGMRDRIKLMRTALVNELTAAGVQGDLSYITRQKGMFSYSGLNAAQMQRLRSEFGIYGVDSGRICVAALNTGNLKAVAAAIKAVM is encoded by the coding sequence ATGGCCTCGTTGTTCGCTTCCGTTGAAATGGCTCCCCGTGACCCCATCCTGGGCCTCAACGAACAATTCAATGCCGACACCAACCCCAACAAGGTGAACCTGGGTGTGGGCGTTTACACGGACGATCAGGGCAAGCTGCCCCTGCTGAAGTGCGTGGCCGCTGCTGAGAAGCAGATGTCCGAGACCCTGAAGCCCCGCGGCTACCTGCCCATCGACGGCATTGCTGCGTATGACAAGGCCGTGCAAGGCCTGGTGTTCGGTGCCGAGCACCCCGCCGTCAAGGGCGGCCGCATCGCCACGGCCCAGGCCATTGGCGGCACAGGCGGCCTGAAGCTGGGCGCCGACTTCCTCAAGCGCCTGCAACCCAATGCCACCGTCCTGATCTCGGACCCGAGCTGGGAAAACCACCGCGCCCTGTTCGAATCGGCCGGCTTCCCGGTCGATACCTACCCGTACTACGACGCGGCCAACCGCGGCATCAACTTCGACGGCATGCTGGCCAAGCTGAAGGCTTCGCCCGCCGGCACCATCGTCGTGCTGCACGCCTGCTGCCACAACCCGACCGGCTACGACCTGACCGACGCCCAGTGGGATGAAGTCATCAACGTGGTCAAGGCCCAGGGCCTGGTCGCCTTCCTCGACATGGCCTACCAGGGCTTCGGCAATGGCATCGCCGAAGACGGCGCCGTGGTGCTGAAGTTCCTGGAAGCCGGCCTGAGCTTCTTCGTGTCCACCTCGTTCTCGAAGAGCTTCTCGCTGTACGGCGAGCGCGTCGGCGCCCTGAGCATCGTGAGCGAAACCGCCGAAGAGTGCGCCCGCGTGCTGAGCCAGCTCAAGCGCGTGATCCGCACCAACTACTCCAACCCGCCGACGCACGGCGCCCAGGTGGTGGCCACCGTGCTGAGCACGCCCGAGCTGCGCGCCATGTGGGAAGACGAGCTGGCCGGCATGCGCGACCGCATCAAGCTGATGCGCACGGCCCTGGTCAACGAACTGACCGCCGCCGGCGTGCAGGGCGACCTGAGCTACATCACCCGCCAGAAGGGCATGTTCAGCTACTCCGGCCTGAACGCCGCCCAGATGCAGCGTCTGCGCTCCGAATTCGGCATCTACGGTGTCGACTCGGGCCGCATCTGCGTGGCCGCGCTGAACACCGGTAACCTCAAGGCTGTGGCCGCTGCCATCAAGGCCGTGATGTAA
- the uvrB gene encoding excinuclease ABC subunit UvrB: MSEPSQREARTQGAESTAQGDETGAPAGQFVSYPDSPFELFQPYPPAGDQPTAIAQLVEGVEDGLSYQTLLGVTGSGKTFTMANVIARVGRPAIVFAPNKTLAAQLYAEFREFFPKNAVEYFVSYYDYYQPEAYVPQRDLFIEKDSAINEAIEQMRLSATKSLLERRDVVIVATVSAIYGIGKPEDYTQMRFIVRVGDKMDQRDVIAQLIRMQYKRNDMDFTRGTFRVRGDTIDIFPAEHSELALRVELFDDEVDALSLLDPLTGKIRQKIPRFVVYPSSHYVTPREQVLNAIEGIKHELNTRVKEFVAAGKLVEAQRIEQRTRFDLEMLQEVGHCKGIENYTRHLSGAKPGDPPPTLVDYMPSDSLMFLDESHVMIGQLGGMYNGDRARKTTLVEFGFRLPSALDNRPLKFEEFERKMRQVVFVSATPGDWEKAHTGNVVEQVVRPTGLLDPVVEVRPATHQVDDVLQEIRIRVEKNERVLITTLTKRMAEQLTDYLTENGVKVRYLHSDIDTVERVEILRDLRLGTFDVLVGINLLREGLDIPEVSLVAILDADKEGFLRAERSLIQTIGRAARNQNGRAILYADKITESMRKAIGETERRRAKQITHNEALGITPRTVNKKVKELIDGVMSNAAKDDLRAAEALAKSMVGAEALSEKDLGRRIKQLEKDMLEAARNLEFEKAARLRDQLALLKEQAFGAPGGDHIVPIQAARRA; this comes from the coding sequence ATGTCAGAACCAAGTCAACGCGAAGCCCGCACACAGGGTGCGGAATCCACGGCGCAGGGGGATGAGACGGGGGCACCGGCCGGGCAGTTCGTGTCCTACCCCGATTCGCCCTTCGAGCTGTTCCAGCCCTATCCGCCGGCGGGCGACCAGCCCACAGCCATCGCGCAATTGGTGGAAGGCGTGGAAGACGGCCTGAGCTACCAGACGCTGCTGGGCGTGACGGGCTCGGGCAAGACCTTCACCATGGCCAACGTGATCGCCCGCGTGGGCCGGCCGGCCATCGTGTTTGCGCCCAACAAGACGCTGGCCGCGCAGCTGTATGCCGAGTTCCGCGAGTTCTTTCCCAAGAACGCCGTCGAGTACTTCGTCAGCTACTACGACTACTACCAGCCCGAAGCCTACGTGCCGCAGCGCGACCTCTTCATCGAGAAGGACAGCGCCATCAACGAGGCCATCGAGCAGATGCGGCTGAGCGCCACCAAGAGCCTGCTGGAGCGGCGGGATGTGGTGATCGTGGCCACCGTGTCGGCCATCTATGGCATCGGCAAGCCGGAGGACTACACGCAGATGCGGTTCATCGTGCGGGTGGGCGACAAGATGGACCAGCGGGATGTGATCGCCCAGCTGATCCGCATGCAGTACAAGCGCAATGACATGGACTTCACACGCGGCACCTTCCGCGTGCGGGGTGACACGATCGACATCTTCCCGGCCGAACACAGCGAGCTGGCGCTGCGCGTAGAGCTGTTCGATGACGAGGTGGATGCGCTGTCGCTGCTCGACCCGCTGACGGGCAAGATCCGCCAGAAGATTCCGCGCTTCGTGGTCTACCCCTCCAGCCATTACGTGACGCCGCGCGAGCAGGTGCTCAACGCCATCGAAGGCATCAAGCACGAACTGAACACCCGCGTGAAGGAGTTCGTGGCCGCCGGCAAGCTGGTGGAGGCGCAACGGATCGAGCAGCGCACGCGTTTTGACCTCGAAATGTTGCAGGAGGTGGGCCACTGCAAGGGCATCGAGAACTACACGCGCCATCTGTCGGGTGCCAAGCCGGGTGATCCGCCGCCCACGCTGGTCGACTACATGCCCAGCGATTCGCTGATGTTCCTCGACGAGAGCCACGTGATGATCGGCCAGCTGGGCGGCATGTACAACGGCGACCGCGCGCGCAAGACCACGCTGGTGGAGTTCGGGTTCCGCCTGCCTTCGGCGCTCGACAACCGCCCGCTGAAGTTCGAGGAGTTCGAGCGCAAGATGCGGCAGGTGGTGTTCGTGTCGGCCACGCCGGGCGATTGGGAGAAGGCGCACACCGGCAACGTGGTCGAGCAGGTGGTGCGCCCCACGGGCCTGCTGGATCCGGTCGTGGAAGTGCGCCCGGCCACGCACCAGGTGGACGACGTGCTGCAGGAGATCCGCATCCGCGTCGAGAAGAACGAGCGCGTGCTGATCACCACGCTGACCAAGCGCATGGCCGAGCAGCTGACCGACTACCTGACCGAGAACGGCGTGAAGGTGCGTTACCTGCACTCCGACATCGACACGGTCGAGCGCGTCGAGATCCTGCGCGACCTGCGTCTGGGCACCTTCGATGTGCTGGTGGGCATCAACCTGCTGCGTGAGGGGCTGGACATCCCCGAGGTGTCGCTGGTGGCCATTCTGGATGCCGACAAGGAAGGCTTCCTGCGGGCCGAGCGCAGCCTGATCCAGACCATTGGCCGTGCGGCGCGCAACCAGAACGGACGGGCGATCCTGTACGCCGACAAGATCACCGAGTCGATGCGCAAGGCCATCGGTGAGACCGAGCGGCGCCGTGCCAAGCAGATCACGCACAACGAAGCGCTGGGCATCACGCCGCGCACGGTGAACAAGAAGGTCAAGGAACTGATCGACGGCGTGATGTCGAACGCTGCCAAGGACGACCTGCGCGCGGCCGAGGCGCTGGCCAAGTCGATGGTGGGCGCGGAGGCGCTGTCGGAGAAGGACCTGGGCAGGCGCATCAAGCAGCTCGAGAAGGACATGCTCGAAGCGGCCCGTAACCTCGAGTTCGAGAAGGCGGCGCGCCTGCGCGACCAGCTGGCCTTGCTCAAGGAGCAGGCCTTCGGTGCGCCGGGCGGTGACCACATCGTGCCGATCCAGGCGGCCAGACGGGCGTGA
- a CDS encoding PhoX family protein has translation MNKRTDLSVPDFDNEDSNTSNNPTFDAVLQARLSRRSILRGSLGTAMTAAFGGLSLTACGGGGDDTPAATTPAGSTERLLAFGAVAKTLADTVTVPAGYTATVVLATGDRLFSDVSAYTDDGLNTRYDRRSGDCHDGMEYFGLSAAGAPDANSSDRCLLGMNHEYITPLFLHANGPTAGANRVASEVDIEVDAHGVAITEFKKTNGKFALVLDSAFNRRITGLTEIEIAGPARGNAKLVTKFSADGTKTRGTLNNCGTGKTPWGTLLTGEENWSGYFKRTAGDAANRATVLGADANVALNRYGRGEGASRYNWETAGADDKYARWDMTLNTAVAADGSQDYRFEINGQGYMTEIDPYSATSVIKKRTALGRFAHESAAFSNPVVGKPLAVYMGDDSRGEYVYKFVSTATWSAADANPANRVATGDKYLDSGKLYVAKFNSDGSGDWVELSLNNPTVAGYTTYVFDDEGDVAIHSRLAADAVGATKMDRPEWCGTHPTTGEVYFTMTNNSNRRVSPTGSQIGVDAANPRGYTDIKGVSTTQSGNVNGHIVRIKETGGEPGALTFTWDVYLFGAESAASPTLINLSSLTDDQDFSSPDGLVFSKATGICWIQTDDGAYTDVTNCMMLAGVPGTVGDGSNVTLNYGATSVTTKVGKKPTESTLKRFLVGPSQCEITGLAETPDGKVMFINVQHPGEDTSDVTNRAGYTSHWPGNAGYGAGGNVARPRSATVMITKDDGGRIGS, from the coding sequence ATGAACAAGCGAACCGACCTGTCCGTCCCCGATTTCGACAACGAAGACTCCAACACCTCGAACAACCCGACGTTCGATGCCGTGCTTCAGGCGCGCCTGAGCCGCCGCAGCATCCTGCGTGGCAGCCTCGGCACGGCGATGACGGCGGCCTTCGGTGGCCTGTCGCTCACCGCGTGCGGTGGCGGCGGTGACGACACCCCGGCGGCGACCACGCCGGCCGGTTCCACGGAGCGCCTGCTCGCGTTCGGCGCCGTGGCCAAGACCCTGGCCGACACCGTGACCGTGCCGGCCGGCTACACCGCCACCGTGGTGCTGGCCACGGGCGACCGCCTGTTCTCGGATGTGTCCGCCTACACCGACGATGGCCTGAACACCCGCTACGACCGCCGCAGCGGCGACTGCCACGACGGCATGGAGTACTTCGGCCTGTCGGCCGCCGGTGCGCCGGATGCCAACAGCAGCGACCGTTGTCTGCTGGGGATGAACCACGAGTACATCACCCCGCTGTTCCTGCACGCCAATGGCCCGACCGCCGGCGCCAACCGCGTGGCCTCCGAAGTGGACATCGAAGTCGATGCCCATGGCGTGGCCATCACCGAGTTCAAGAAGACCAATGGCAAGTTCGCCCTGGTGCTGGATTCGGCTTTCAACCGCCGCATCACCGGCCTGACCGAGATCGAGATCGCCGGGCCGGCCCGTGGCAATGCCAAGCTGGTGACGAAGTTCTCGGCCGATGGCACCAAGACCCGCGGCACGCTGAACAACTGTGGCACCGGCAAGACCCCGTGGGGCACGCTGCTGACCGGTGAAGAAAACTGGTCGGGCTACTTCAAGCGCACCGCGGGCGACGCCGCCAACCGCGCCACGGTGCTGGGCGCAGACGCCAACGTGGCACTCAACCGCTATGGCCGTGGCGAAGGTGCCAGCCGCTACAACTGGGAAACCGCCGGCGCGGATGACAAGTACGCCCGCTGGGACATGACGCTGAACACGGCCGTGGCCGCGGACGGCAGCCAAGACTACCGCTTCGAGATCAATGGTCAGGGCTACATGACCGAGATCGATCCGTACAGCGCCACCTCGGTGATCAAGAAACGCACCGCGCTGGGCCGCTTCGCCCACGAAAGCGCGGCCTTCTCGAACCCCGTGGTGGGCAAGCCGCTGGCCGTCTACATGGGCGACGATTCGCGTGGCGAGTATGTCTACAAGTTCGTGAGCACGGCCACCTGGTCTGCTGCCGATGCCAACCCCGCCAACCGCGTGGCCACCGGCGACAAGTACCTAGACAGCGGCAAGCTGTACGTGGCCAAGTTCAACAGTGATGGTTCGGGCGACTGGGTCGAGCTGAGCCTGAACAACCCGACGGTGGCCGGCTACACCACCTACGTCTTCGATGACGAGGGCGATGTCGCCATCCACAGCCGCCTGGCGGCCGACGCCGTGGGCGCAACCAAGATGGACCGCCCCGAATGGTGTGGCACCCACCCGACCACGGGCGAGGTGTACTTCACCATGACCAACAACAGCAACCGCCGTGTCAGCCCCACCGGCAGCCAGATTGGCGTGGACGCCGCCAACCCGCGCGGTTATACCGACATCAAGGGCGTCAGCACCACCCAGTCGGGCAACGTCAACGGCCACATCGTGCGCATCAAAGAGACCGGCGGCGAGCCGGGCGCGCTCACCTTCACGTGGGACGTCTACCTGTTCGGCGCCGAATCGGCCGCCTCGCCCACGCTGATCAACCTGTCGAGCCTGACCGACGACCAGGACTTCTCCAGCCCGGACGGCCTGGTGTTCAGCAAGGCCACCGGCATCTGCTGGATCCAGACCGACGACGGCGCCTACACCGACGTCACGAACTGCATGATGCTGGCCGGCGTGCCGGGCACGGTGGGCGACGGCAGCAATGTGACGTTGAACTACGGCGCAACCTCGGTCACCACCAAGGTGGGCAAGAAGCCGACCGAGTCGACGCTGAAGCGCTTCCTGGTGGGGCCGTCGCAGTGCGAGATCACCGGCCTGGCTGAAACGCCGGATGGCAAGGTGATGTTCATCAACGTGCAGCACCCGGGTGAGGACACCAGCGACGTGACCAACCGCGCCGGCTACACCAGCCACTGGCCGGGCAACGCCGGGTACGGTGCCGGTGGCAACGTGGCCCGTCCGCGTTCGGCCACGGTGATGATCACCAAGGACGACGGCGGCCGCATCGGCAGCTGA
- a CDS encoding DUF2946 family protein — protein MRLAPPLSLLRRARWLAPLVLAWVCVAVLAPTLTRLLQSAAGVPVWQVVCGSSETHQSVRLMRVDGGGDESRAALYAAQDDCPLCGLQHAGWAPPPAVLRVPVLLASGGHLPALFLQAPRPLFAWAAPWSTGPPLQA, from the coding sequence ATGCGTTTGGCCCCCCCTTTGTCACTGCTGCGTCGCGCCCGCTGGCTGGCCCCGCTGGTGCTGGCGTGGGTGTGCGTGGCCGTGCTGGCGCCCACGCTGACGCGTCTGTTGCAGTCGGCGGCCGGTGTGCCCGTGTGGCAGGTGGTGTGTGGCAGCAGCGAAACTCACCAGTCGGTGCGCCTGATGCGGGTCGATGGAGGCGGCGACGAATCCCGTGCGGCCCTCTATGCGGCCCAGGACGATTGTCCGCTGTGCGGGCTCCAGCACGCGGGGTGGGCACCACCGCCCGCCGTGCTCCGTGTTCCGGTTTTGCTCGCTTCGGGCGGGCACCTGCCCGCCTTGTTCCTGCAGGCCCCGCGGCCGCTGTTCGCGTGGGCCGCGCCCTGGTCGACGGGCCCTCCCTTGCAAGCCTGA
- a CDS encoding TonB-dependent receptor, producing the protein MSIASCRIHAAAGSITAICAAALLSIQPIRASAADPATPSSPSADLAPGDAGSLTLGQVGVTASRPSLLSSRRLAASVDLVNADVVQSRSVDQSWELFSAVPGVMLTEFRQGTTSGKPSFRGFNGEGNINAVKLLIDGIPSNSNDGNMPYLDMVSPLEIERIEVVRGTNDPRWGLHAIAGHAQVITRQGGNEGAARVSVGQFGAGELQVAKALQSDTGWQQNYFLGVRRGAGYRDHAESDKRSFTGKWFYEPQGLGWRAGLVARSHEAHADEPGYLTRAQRLADRRQSAAWNATDDDLRRMNQLSLHAEGEGTRGVTWSARAWRNELDDRRYVTFSGNVSQQERLVQETHRGMLGSVTWRVHPLLQLEAGAQREWQDNASLRFLTTSQQRQSQTRNQAFALDNTGAYVQAVIKPHPAWTVLPAWRVDRFSGSLRDGLNGRTLGINDYGNIRQPKLSVVYAPVKAHSVYANWGRTFQIGVGAASYLVPPRTTDLTPSINEGWELGWKFRVADWLEGRLASWTQIASDEVYRRLNDPSNDSANLGRTRRDGQDLQLNARVQDRLSAWASLTLQRARIVDPDPSAPLTRGKEVDHVPHVLAALGVRWQPRDDWEGTLAARAQSSYHLEQTNTHGRYGQFVVADLQVRHRWSPTLTLDLQVKNLFDRRHEYVWWDGSQSLHAPADGRAVTLAAQLGF; encoded by the coding sequence ATGTCCATTGCCTCTTGCCGCATCCACGCGGCCGCTGGCAGCATCACGGCCATCTGTGCCGCCGCGCTGCTCTCCATCCAGCCCATTCGGGCGTCTGCTGCCGACCCGGCAACGCCTTCCTCGCCTTCTGCGGACCTGGCCCCGGGTGACGCCGGCTCGCTCACCCTGGGCCAGGTCGGCGTCACGGCCAGCCGACCCAGCCTGCTGTCCAGCCGGCGCCTGGCCGCGTCGGTCGACCTGGTCAACGCCGACGTGGTTCAGTCGCGCAGCGTCGACCAGTCATGGGAGTTGTTCAGCGCCGTGCCGGGCGTCATGCTCACCGAGTTCCGGCAGGGCACCACGTCCGGCAAGCCCTCCTTCCGCGGCTTCAATGGCGAAGGCAACATCAACGCCGTCAAGCTGCTGATCGATGGCATCCCGTCGAACAGCAACGACGGCAACATGCCCTACCTCGACATGGTGTCGCCGCTGGAAATCGAGCGCATCGAGGTGGTGCGGGGCACCAACGACCCCCGCTGGGGGCTCCACGCCATTGCCGGCCACGCGCAGGTCATCACGCGTCAGGGCGGCAACGAGGGGGCTGCGCGTGTCAGCGTCGGGCAGTTTGGTGCCGGCGAGTTGCAGGTGGCCAAGGCCCTGCAGAGCGACACCGGCTGGCAGCAGAACTACTTTCTGGGCGTGCGCCGCGGCGCCGGCTACCGCGACCATGCCGAGAGCGACAAGCGCAGCTTCACGGGCAAGTGGTTCTACGAGCCCCAAGGCCTGGGCTGGCGCGCCGGGCTGGTGGCGCGAAGCCATGAAGCCCATGCCGACGAGCCCGGATACCTGACGCGGGCGCAGCGCCTTGCGGACCGCCGGCAATCGGCTGCATGGAACGCCACCGACGACGACCTTCGACGCATGAACCAACTGAGCCTGCACGCAGAAGGCGAGGGCACCCGAGGTGTGACGTGGTCGGCACGCGCCTGGCGCAACGAACTCGACGATCGCCGCTACGTGACCTTCTCCGGCAACGTGAGCCAGCAGGAGCGGTTGGTGCAGGAAACCCACCGCGGCATGCTGGGCAGCGTCACATGGCGCGTGCACCCCCTGCTGCAGCTGGAGGCGGGGGCGCAGCGTGAATGGCAGGACAACGCCAGCCTGCGCTTTCTCACGACGAGCCAGCAGCGCCAGAGCCAGACACGCAATCAGGCCTTCGCGCTCGACAACACCGGTGCCTACGTCCAGGCGGTGATCAAGCCCCATCCAGCGTGGACGGTGTTGCCCGCCTGGCGAGTCGATCGCTTCTCCGGCAGCCTGCGCGATGGCCTGAACGGCCGCACGCTGGGCATCAACGACTACGGCAACATCCGGCAACCCAAACTGAGCGTGGTCTATGCGCCCGTGAAGGCGCACAGCGTGTATGCCAACTGGGGACGCACCTTCCAGATCGGCGTGGGCGCTGCCAGCTACCTCGTGCCCCCGCGCACGACGGACCTCACGCCCTCGATCAATGAAGGCTGGGAGCTGGGCTGGAAGTTTCGCGTGGCCGACTGGCTGGAGGGACGCCTGGCAAGCTGGACGCAGATCGCCTCGGACGAGGTCTATCGCCGCTTGAACGACCCGTCCAACGACTCTGCCAACCTGGGCCGCACGCGGCGCGACGGGCAGGACCTGCAACTCAACGCCCGTGTCCAGGATCGCCTCAGTGCCTGGGCCAGCCTGACGCTGCAGCGCGCCCGCATCGTCGACCCGGACCCCTCCGCGCCCCTGACCCGTGGCAAGGAGGTGGACCACGTGCCCCACGTGCTGGCCGCGCTGGGCGTGCGCTGGCAGCCGCGCGATGACTGGGAAGGCACCCTGGCCGCCCGGGCGCAAAGCAGCTACCACCTGGAGCAGACCAACACCCACGGCCGATACGGCCAGTTCGTGGTGGCCGACCTCCAGGTGCGCCATCGCTGGTCGCCGACGCTCACGCTGGATCTCCAGGTGAAGAACCTGTTCGATCGCCGGCACGAATACGTGTGGTGGGATGGCAGCCAGAGCCTGCACGCGCCGGCCGATGGCCGCGCCGTGACGCTGGCCGCGCAACTGGGCTTCTGA
- a CDS encoding PepSY-associated TM helix domain-containing protein, whose product MQIHRWLGLALLVFWVLIGLSGSVLVVYRELLNAGRPVPAAHAQPAPVDLDAVLTTLHASEPTRDGPWRIELPLNAGDPVVARYLQPAETRGQSFAPRMVWLDTAGQRVHHTAFWGQEPWTWLYDLHYSLLLDTPGRHAVGVLGVLMTVSLVSGLVLWWPRSGRWAQAWSFKRDAAPERRVYDLHKLAGAGGAVLLLMLCLTGVLLTWQRQITPWLNHVSPVFQPPPVQVSGPPVMALAQAVSVAQGVFPGAQPRWVESAPRVGGLLRVQLWQAGEPSRRFPRTQVWLDAATGEVVGVRDGLSAGAADTLFAWLHPLHNGEVAGWPGRILILLSGVLPLVLGVTGCWRWQHKRRAAAVQAARRVHGRTAHTG is encoded by the coding sequence ATGCAGATCCATCGCTGGCTGGGGCTGGCCTTGCTGGTGTTCTGGGTGCTGATCGGCTTGAGCGGCAGCGTGCTCGTGGTGTACCGCGAGCTGCTCAACGCAGGTCGACCGGTGCCGGCAGCGCACGCGCAGCCCGCACCGGTCGATCTCGACGCCGTGCTGACGACGCTGCACGCCAGCGAGCCCACGCGCGATGGCCCCTGGCGCATCGAGTTGCCGCTGAATGCGGGCGACCCCGTGGTGGCCCGCTACCTGCAGCCCGCTGAAACCCGCGGCCAGAGCTTCGCGCCGCGCATGGTTTGGCTGGACACCGCCGGGCAGCGCGTGCACCACACCGCCTTCTGGGGCCAGGAGCCGTGGACCTGGCTCTACGACCTGCACTACAGCCTGCTGCTCGACACGCCGGGGCGGCATGCCGTCGGTGTGCTCGGCGTGCTCATGACGGTGTCGCTGGTGAGCGGGCTGGTGCTGTGGTGGCCCCGCTCGGGGCGATGGGCCCAGGCGTGGTCGTTCAAGCGCGATGCCGCTCCGGAGCGCCGCGTGTACGACCTGCACAAGCTGGCGGGGGCCGGCGGGGCCGTGCTGTTGCTGATGCTGTGCCTGACCGGGGTGCTGTTGACCTGGCAGCGTCAGATCACGCCCTGGCTGAACCACGTGTCGCCGGTGTTCCAGCCGCCGCCGGTGCAGGTCAGCGGGCCGCCGGTGATGGCGCTGGCGCAGGCGGTGAGCGTGGCGCAGGGCGTCTTTCCCGGCGCGCAGCCTCGCTGGGTCGAGTCGGCGCCGCGTGTGGGCGGCCTGTTGCGGGTGCAGCTGTGGCAAGCCGGCGAGCCCAGCCGGCGCTTTCCGCGCACCCAGGTGTGGCTGGATGCGGCCACTGGCGAGGTCGTCGGTGTGCGAGACGGCTTGAGCGCCGGTGCCGCCGACACGCTGTTCGCCTGGCTGCACCCCCTGCACAACGGCGAAGTGGCCGGCTGGCCGGGGCGCATCCTCATCCTGCTCAGCGGGGTGCTGCCGCTGGTGCTCGGCGTGACGGGATGCTGGCGCTGGCAGCACAAACGCCGCGCCGCTGCCGTGCAGGCAGCGCGGCGCGTGCATGGCCGCACAGCGCACACAGGCTGA
- the iscR gene encoding Fe-S cluster assembly transcriptional regulator IscR: MRLTTKGRFAVTAMIDLALREHTGPVALAAISQRQQISLSYLEQLFGKLRRHELVESTRGPGGGYSLGRKAEDITVADIIVAVDEPIDATGCGGKENCMGDDGGRCMTHDLWTALNNKMIEYLDSISLKKLVEDQIAKGVSVEAQPIKRAISTQPVVKPIKVTAPNSVFALGAALTK; encoded by the coding sequence ATGCGTTTGACGACCAAAGGCCGTTTTGCGGTCACCGCGATGATCGACCTCGCCCTGCGCGAGCACACCGGCCCGGTGGCCCTGGCGGCCATCAGCCAGCGTCAGCAGATCTCGTTGTCCTACCTCGAGCAACTGTTCGGCAAGCTGCGCCGCCACGAGCTGGTGGAAAGCACGCGCGGCCCCGGCGGCGGCTATTCGCTGGGCCGCAAGGCCGAAGACATCACTGTTGCTGACATCATCGTCGCCGTCGACGAGCCCATCGACGCCACCGGCTGCGGCGGCAAGGAAAATTGCATGGGCGACGACGGCGGCCGCTGCATGACGCACGACCTCTGGACGGCGCTCAACAACAAGATGATCGAATACCTCGACTCGATCAGCCTGAAGAAGCTGGTGGAAGACCAGATTGCCAAGGGCGTCTCGGTCGAAGCCCAGCCCATCAAGCGCGCGATTTCCACGCAGCCGGTGGTCAAACCGATCAAGGTCACCGCCCCGAATTCCGTTTTTGCGCTCGGAGCGGCCCTCACAAAATGA